The Metabacillus sediminilitoris genome window below encodes:
- the ytxC gene encoding putative sporulation protein YtxC, translated as MLEILFGSPKEAETIYDIFRSMCKELHSELQIINQHCVKISPKTWDISIEQLVIPGMVRYIIDHKEHQIILTIIKEIYYFLDEEEQQQILHITQSIIEGERTDLPRVQHFSLRDEILSDALVQFLRPNLCFSFTSFQKFRLQKYMARIRDYVDVAIEEYKMEQEYQNFIQSLRDYLTTKDSVIDSISIIHDKGYFVYHSTNQKMMNQELKKYTDETFVKQHPMYIDKDLLAPIVSIAPNWISLYTDDPFDGMVQTIQNIFQERVLIHSLNEFSAHIRTGENRSQ; from the coding sequence ATGCTTGAGATTTTATTTGGGTCTCCGAAAGAGGCAGAAACGATCTATGATATCTTTCGTTCAATGTGTAAAGAATTACATTCTGAATTACAAATAATAAATCAACATTGTGTGAAAATAAGCCCAAAAACTTGGGATATCTCCATAGAGCAGTTAGTCATTCCAGGAATGGTTCGTTATATAATTGATCATAAAGAACACCAGATTATTTTAACGATCATAAAAGAAATTTATTATTTTCTAGATGAAGAAGAACAACAGCAAATTTTACATATCACTCAATCGATTATTGAAGGTGAAAGAACAGATTTACCGCGCGTCCAACATTTTTCATTGCGCGATGAGATTTTGAGTGATGCTCTTGTGCAGTTTCTGCGTCCAAATCTCTGTTTTTCTTTTACCTCCTTTCAGAAATTTCGACTTCAAAAATATATGGCTAGAATACGAGATTATGTTGATGTAGCAATAGAAGAATATAAAATGGAGCAAGAGTATCAAAATTTTATTCAAAGTTTACGAGATTATTTAACGACAAAAGATAGTGTCATAGATAGTATTTCAATCATTCATGATAAGGGATATTTTGTTTATCATTCAACAAATCAAAAAATGATGAATCAAGAATTGAAAAAGTATACTGATGAAACATTTGTAAAACAACATCCAATGTATATTGACAAGGATTTATTGGCACCAATTGTATCAATCGCGCCAAATTGGATCTCGCTTTATACAGATGACCCTTTCGATGGAATGGTACAAACCATACAAAATATTTTTCAGGAAAGAGTACTCATACATAGTCTCAATGAATTTTCTGCACATATTCGAACTGGAGAAAATCGAAGTCAGTGA
- the dnaI gene encoding primosomal protein DnaI produces the protein MEHMSNSFKNLTNRPDFKDRYNGLKKQVLNNQDVQAFLTKHSTEIEEGMIDRSLMKLFEFINQSKNCHDCPSLKECKNLLQGYHPHLVIQGRVIDLQYDKCPNKEAYDERKKHESLIKSMYIPKDILEAQFENIEVEIDETSRLKAISLAQDFVEQYNNGKRPKGLYLYGSFGVGKTYFLGAIANELASHKISSMLVYVPEFMRELKGSFQNSSLDEKLDLVKKIPVLMLDDLGAEAMSSWVRDEILGTILQYRMLENLPTFFSSNFDFKQLQHHLAFSQRGEEEPVKAARIMERIKHMAIPIELIGKNRRG, from the coding sequence ATGGAGCACATGAGTAATTCATTTAAAAACCTAACGAACAGGCCTGATTTCAAGGATCGTTATAACGGGTTAAAAAAACAAGTATTAAATAATCAAGATGTACAAGCCTTTTTGACAAAGCATTCTACAGAAATTGAAGAAGGTATGATCGATAGAAGTCTAATGAAACTATTTGAATTTATCAATCAAAGCAAAAATTGTCATGACTGCCCATCTTTAAAAGAATGTAAAAATCTGCTGCAAGGTTATCATCCTCATTTAGTGATTCAAGGCAGAGTGATTGATCTTCAATATGATAAATGTCCAAACAAAGAAGCGTATGATGAGCGAAAAAAACATGAGTCACTAATAAAAAGTATGTATATACCAAAGGATATATTAGAGGCTCAATTTGAAAACATAGAAGTAGAGATCGATGAAACGAGCCGCTTGAAAGCGATTAGCTTAGCTCAAGATTTTGTTGAGCAATATAATAATGGTAAACGTCCAAAAGGATTATATTTATATGGCTCGTTTGGTGTTGGAAAAACATACTTTTTAGGCGCAATTGCAAATGAACTGGCATCACATAAAATATCTTCAATGCTCGTATATGTACCAGAATTTATGAGAGAGCTGAAAGGGTCTTTTCAGAATTCTTCATTAGACGAAAAATTAGATCTAGTAAAGAAAATACCCGTTTTAATGTTGGATGATTTAGGTGCTGAAGCTATGTCGAGTTGGGTAAGAGATGAAATTCTTGGCACAATCTTGCAATATCGAATGCTTGAAAACCTGCCAACGTTTTTTTCTTCAAATTTCGATTTCAAACAGCTGCAGCACCATTTAGCATTTTCCCAACGAGGTGAAGAGGAGCCTGTAAAAGCAGCGAGAATTATGGAACGAATTAAGCATATGGCAATACCAATTGAATTAATTGGCAAAAATCGAAGAGGGTAA
- a CDS encoding replication initiation and membrane attachment family protein, whose translation MDQHWKELLAIDRYSVKSSSVLQDIDRKILTLLYQPLIGSKCFSLYMTLWGELEENRLWGVETTHHSLMTIMQSNLRDIYRERLKLEGLGLIKTFVNDTGDVKRYVYELQAPLKPNEFFQDGVLNIYLYNRVGKNKYLQLKHFFTDQKIEDGMKDITRSFNEVFDSGHSANMIAKVNSETFQDLSLSNDKEYIQTNKRAAMEITDAGFDFDLFYSGLSDAIIPIKAITPVVKDVIKKLSYLYGINAIDMKNVLMNSISQDDQIDIEQLRKSARDWYQFQYGDELPGLVDKTQPLHSRTEIQKKERTQEEELIYQLETISPRQFLTDIAGGATPSAGDLQIIEEVMIAQKLEAGVVNVLIYYVMLKTNMKLTKGYVQKIASHWTRKQITTVKAAMDLAKQEHRQYQQWAEEKTTKKTSTYKKAPIRKEMLPSWLSEDDSIDQNKNVPKQEQNQTKLDREKFELEKKKLFDRIKNYKDNKNNE comes from the coding sequence ATGGATCAGCATTGGAAAGAATTACTTGCTATCGATCGTTATTCGGTGAAAAGCAGCTCGGTCCTACAGGACATAGATAGGAAGATATTAACATTACTTTATCAGCCATTAATTGGTTCAAAATGTTTTAGTCTCTACATGACATTATGGGGAGAATTAGAGGAAAATCGATTATGGGGCGTGGAAACCACTCACCATAGTTTGATGACGATTATGCAAAGTAATTTGCGTGACATTTATCGTGAACGTTTGAAGTTAGAAGGCCTTGGATTAATAAAAACATTTGTTAATGATACTGGTGATGTAAAACGATATGTTTATGAACTTCAAGCACCTTTAAAGCCAAATGAATTTTTTCAAGACGGCGTATTAAATATTTATCTTTACAATCGAGTGGGTAAAAATAAGTATTTACAATTAAAGCATTTTTTCACGGACCAAAAAATAGAAGATGGGATGAAAGATATTACAAGGTCTTTTAATGAAGTATTTGACTCAGGGCATTCCGCAAATATGATCGCAAAAGTAAATAGTGAAACTTTTCAAGATTTATCACTCTCAAATGATAAAGAATATATACAAACGAATAAGCGGGCTGCAATGGAAATTACTGATGCTGGGTTTGATTTCGACTTATTCTATTCTGGGTTATCAGATGCTATTATCCCAATTAAGGCGATTACGCCAGTCGTTAAGGATGTTATTAAAAAACTATCATACTTATACGGAATTAATGCGATTGACATGAAAAATGTGTTAATGAACAGCATAAGTCAAGACGATCAAATCGACATTGAGCAGCTTAGAAAATCTGCAAGAGATTGGTATCAATTTCAATATGGAGATGAGCTCCCAGGGTTAGTAGATAAAACACAACCCCTTCATTCGCGAACAGAGATACAAAAAAAAGAGCGCACACAAGAAGAAGAGCTAATTTATCAATTAGAAACAATATCGCCTCGTCAATTTTTAACTGATATTGCCGGTGGGGCAACGCCAAGTGCTGGTGATTTACAAATTATTGAAGAAGTGATGATCGCCCAAAAACTCGAAGCTGGTGTAGTAAATGTTCTTATTTATTACGTTATGTTGAAAACAAATATGAAGCTAACGAAAGGGTATGTACAAAAAATCGCAAGTCATTGGACAAGGAAACAAATTACGACTGTAAAAGCTGCAATGGATCTTGCAAAACAAGAACACAGACAATATCAGCAATGGGCAGAAGAAAAAACGACAAAGAAAACGTCTACTTATAAAAAGGCACCGATACGCAAAGAAATGCTGCCATCATGGTTAAGCGAAGATGATAGTATTGATCAAAATAAAAATGTTCCAAAGCAAGAACAGAATCAAACAAAATTAGATCGTGAAAAATTCGAGTTAGAAAAAAAGAAATTATTTGATCGAATTAAGAATTATAAGGATAATAAAAACAATGAGTAG
- the nrdR gene encoding transcriptional regulator NrdR: MKCPSCQHNGTRVLDSRPVDEGRSIRRRRECEECQYRFTTFEKVEEFPLIVVKKEGTREEFSRDKILRGLIKACEKRPVPLQQLEDLVHEIEKELRNQGVSEVNSELVGEMVMDRLALIDEVAYVRFASVYRQFKDINVFIEELTDLIKKVK, translated from the coding sequence ATGAAATGTCCTTCGTGTCAGCATAATGGTACTCGAGTACTTGACTCAAGACCTGTAGATGAAGGGAGATCAATTAGGCGTCGCAGAGAATGTGAGGAATGTCAATATCGCTTTACTACTTTTGAAAAGGTTGAAGAATTTCCATTAATTGTTGTAAAAAAAGAAGGAACAAGGGAAGAATTCAGCCGAGACAAAATCTTAAGAGGTCTAATTAAGGCTTGTGAAAAAAGACCAGTTCCCTTACAGCAACTAGAGGATCTAGTCCATGAAATAGAAAAAGAGTTAAGAAATCAAGGAGTTTCAGAAGTGAATAGTGAGCTTGTTGGTGAAATGGTTATGGACAGGCTAGCACTAATTGACGAGGTTGCATATGTCCGTTTTGCTTCAGTATATCGACAGTTCAAGGATATTAACGTCTTTATTGAAGAATTAACTGATCTTATCAAAAAAGTAAAATAA
- a CDS encoding cytosolic protein, whose amino-acid sequence MSVFAKLKDFFSTHQETGEKHRNPDLKSHYYKTTNKNALQAVKTMIEETPGMTVTSISEERGEMSVNIDRPRKAFLIVTVISVRPYETAIDFTASTNTALPTDFGFSKKVILELYKKLDQKLTLVGTGSSR is encoded by the coding sequence ATGAGTGTCTTTGCAAAATTAAAGGATTTTTTTAGTACACACCAAGAGACAGGTGAAAAACATCGTAACCCCGACTTGAAAAGTCATTATTATAAAACTACTAATAAAAATGCATTACAAGCTGTAAAAACAATGATTGAAGAAACACCTGGCATGACGGTTACATCTATTTCAGAAGAACGTGGAGAGATGAGTGTAAATATAGACCGTCCTAGGAAAGCTTTTTTAATTGTTACAGTCATTTCAGTCCGTCCTTATGAAACGGCTATAGATTTCACCGCCTCTACGAATACGGCATTACCAACTGATTTTGGTTTTAGTAAAAAGGTAATCCTTGAGTTATATAAAAAGCTTGACCAAAAATTAACATTAGTTGGGACAGGTAGTAGTAGATAA
- the speD gene encoding adenosylmethionine decarboxylase encodes METMGRHVISELWGCDFDKLNDMDYIEKTFVNAALKSGAEIREVAFHKFAPQGVSGVVIISESHLTIHSFPEHGYASIDVYTCGDLNPNIAADYIAESLGAQTRENIEIPRGMGPVQVKQAQAKAL; translated from the coding sequence ATGGAAACAATGGGTAGACACGTAATTTCCGAATTATGGGGTTGCGATTTTGATAAGTTAAATGATATGGATTACATTGAAAAAACATTCGTAAATGCTGCGTTAAAGTCTGGTGCTGAAATAAGAGAGGTTGCCTTTCACAAATTTGCTCCACAAGGTGTAAGTGGAGTTGTTATCATTTCAGAATCACATTTAACCATTCATAGTTTTCCTGAGCATGGCTATGCTAGTATTGATGTTTATACATGCGGTGACTTAAATCCAAATATTGCTGCTGATTATATTGCAGAATCATTAGGTGCTCAAACGCGTGAAAATATCGAAATTCCTAGAGGAATGGGTCCAGTACAAGTAAAACAAGCTCAGGCAAAAGCTCTTTAA
- a CDS encoding glyceraldehyde-3-phosphate dehydrogenase: MRANIAINGFGRIGRMVFRNAITENMNIKVINASYPAETLAHLIKYDTNHGKFNGEVIACDDHLIVNGNNVLLINERDPQMLPWKDLDIDIVIEATGKFNSKDQAMKHVVAGAKKVILTAPGKNEDVTIVMGVNDHDYDHEKHTIISNASCTTNCLAPVVKVLDDAFTIKNGLMTTVHAYTNDQNNIDNPHKDLRRARACAQSIIPTTTGAAKALTLVLPHLKGKLHGMALRVPTPNVSLVDLVVDVEKSVTVDDINRAFTEASSSSLKGILDFTTEPLVSIDFNTNPNSAVIDGLSTMVMEEHKIKVLAWYDNEWAYSCRVTDLTKLVAHKMNNLLEV, from the coding sequence ATGAGAGCCAATATTGCAATAAATGGTTTTGGTCGTATTGGGAGAATGGTATTCCGAAATGCAATCACAGAAAATATGAATATTAAGGTGATAAACGCAAGTTATCCGGCGGAAACGTTGGCACACTTAATAAAATACGATACCAATCATGGTAAGTTTAATGGGGAAGTAATAGCATGTGATGATCATTTAATTGTAAACGGAAACAATGTGTTACTTATCAATGAACGTGACCCGCAAATGCTGCCTTGGAAAGACTTAGATATTGATATTGTTATTGAAGCTACGGGTAAATTTAATAGTAAAGATCAAGCAATGAAACATGTTGTTGCAGGTGCAAAAAAGGTCATTTTAACAGCACCTGGTAAAAATGAGGATGTAACGATTGTTATGGGAGTAAATGATCATGACTACGACCATGAGAAGCATACAATAATTTCAAATGCCTCATGTACAACAAACTGTTTAGCACCAGTTGTAAAAGTTCTTGATGATGCTTTTACCATTAAAAATGGATTAATGACAACAGTTCATGCTTATACAAATGATCAAAACAATATCGATAACCCACATAAGGATTTGAGACGAGCTAGAGCATGTGCACAGTCGATTATACCTACAACAACTGGCGCAGCAAAGGCATTGACGCTGGTATTGCCACATCTAAAAGGAAAGCTTCACGGTATGGCGTTACGGGTACCAACACCAAATGTATCGTTGGTGGATTTAGTTGTTGATGTAGAAAAGAGTGTCACAGTTGATGATATTAATCGTGCCTTTACTGAAGCTTCAAGCAGCAGTCTAAAAGGAATTTTAGATTTTACAACTGAACCGCTGGTATCCATTGATTTTAATACGAATCCAAATTCTGCAGTTATTGATGGATTATCAACAATGGTGATGGAAGAACATAAGATTAAAGTGTTAGCATGGTATGACAATGAATGGGCTTATTCATGCAGGGTAACAGATTTAACAAAATTAGTTGCTCATAAGATGAACAATTTATTAGAAGTTTAA
- the coaE gene encoding dephospho-CoA kinase (Dephospho-CoA kinase (CoaE) performs the final step in coenzyme A biosynthesis.) → MTVVIGLTGGIASGKSTVSNMFRNQGIRIIDADKISRDVVEIGEPAYQQIVKTFGQDILLDDQTINREKLGAIIFSNDKNRQQLNEIVHPAVRKEMLKQKQEEKEKNAKQVVLDIPLLFESKLTHMVDVTVLVYVDEQTQLKRLMNRNGYSKEEAMMRIQSQLPLKEKVKLADVIINNNGSIEDTEAQVIEFLNGLK, encoded by the coding sequence GTGACAGTCGTAATTGGGTTAACAGGTGGAATTGCAAGTGGTAAAAGCACAGTCTCCAATATGTTTCGGAATCAAGGAATTCGAATTATTGATGCTGACAAAATTTCTAGAGATGTCGTTGAAATTGGAGAACCTGCATATCAACAAATTGTTAAAACATTTGGTCAAGACATTTTACTCGATGATCAAACAATCAATCGTGAGAAGCTGGGGGCAATTATCTTTTCTAATGATAAAAACCGTCAACAATTAAATGAAATCGTCCATCCAGCTGTACGTAAAGAAATGTTAAAGCAAAAACAAGAAGAAAAAGAGAAAAACGCAAAACAAGTAGTGTTAGACATTCCATTGTTATTTGAAAGCAAATTAACACATATGGTTGATGTAACAGTACTTGTGTATGTCGATGAACAGACACAGTTAAAGAGATTAATGAACCGTAATGGCTATAGTAAAGAAGAGGCCATGATGAGAATACAGTCACAGCTGCCTTTAAAGGAAAAGGTAAAGCTTGCTGATGTTATTATTAATAATAACGGTTCAATCGAAGATACCGAAGCGCAAGTAATTGAATTTTTGAATGGATTAAAATGA
- the ytaF gene encoding sporulation membrane protein YtaF translates to MFQYASLLLLAFAVSLDSFSVGFTYGMRKMRIPFKSIFIIACCSAVTLLVAMLVGDLMARVFPIYVTDKLGGFILVLIGAWVLYQFFRPSKESSDEETEKTLINFEIKTLGIVINILRKPMTADIDKSGTITGVEAFLLGVALSLDAFGAGIGAALLGYSPLEMSILVACMSSLFVSIGIKSGYLFSKFDWMDKFSCLPGIILIMIGLWKL, encoded by the coding sequence ATGTTTCAATATGCATCACTTTTATTATTAGCATTCGCAGTAAGCTTAGATAGCTTTTCGGTAGGATTTACGTATGGTATGAGAAAGATGAGAATTCCATTTAAATCTATTTTTATTATTGCTTGTTGTTCGGCCGTAACTTTGTTAGTAGCTATGCTTGTTGGTGATCTAATGGCAAGGGTTTTTCCTATTTATGTGACTGATAAGCTTGGAGGATTTATCCTTGTTTTAATTGGAGCGTGGGTTTTGTATCAATTTTTTAGACCTTCAAAGGAATCTTCTGATGAAGAAACAGAAAAAACATTGATTAATTTTGAAATAAAGACTCTTGGCATTGTCATCAATATTCTGAGGAAACCAATGACAGCGGATATCGATAAATCGGGTACAATTACAGGAGTAGAGGCATTTTTGCTAGGAGTTGCGCTATCTTTAGATGCCTTTGGTGCAGGAATAGGTGCAGCTTTATTAGGTTATTCTCCTTTGGAAATGAGTATTTTAGTGGCGTGTATGAGTTCCTTATTTGTTTCAATCGGGATCAAATCTGGTTATCTTTTTTCAAAATTTGACTGGATGGACAAATTTTCTTGCCTGCCAGGGATCATTCTAATTATGATAGGATTATGGAAATTATGA
- the mutM gene encoding DNA-formamidopyrimidine glycosylase produces MPELPEVETVRRTLHGLVIGKKIQKVTIHWPKIIKKPIEIEQFKDALFGQTIHDVHRRGKFLKFILDDYVLVSHLRMEGRYGLFQPEEEYDHHTHVIFSFTDGSELRYRDVRKFGTMHLFSKGEEENELPLLQLGPEPFCEQFTAKYLRERLNKTTRKIKTALLDQSVVVGLGNIYVDEALFRSGINPERIASELTAGEYKRLHKEIISTLQEAVEKGGSTVRSYVNTQGEIGMFQLQLFVYGRTDEPCKKCGTILTRTVVGGRGTHYCEKCQK; encoded by the coding sequence ATGCCAGAACTCCCAGAAGTCGAAACAGTACGTCGGACACTGCATGGGCTAGTTATTGGAAAAAAGATTCAAAAAGTGACGATTCATTGGCCTAAAATTATAAAAAAGCCAATTGAAATAGAACAATTTAAAGATGCACTCTTTGGACAAACAATCCATGATGTACACCGTCGAGGAAAGTTTTTAAAGTTTATTCTTGATGACTATGTTTTAGTCTCCCATTTACGAATGGAGGGACGATACGGATTGTTTCAGCCTGAAGAAGAGTATGACCATCATACACATGTTATTTTTTCCTTTACGGACGGTTCAGAATTACGTTATCGAGATGTTCGTAAGTTCGGCACCATGCATTTATTTAGTAAAGGGGAAGAAGAAAATGAGCTTCCTCTTTTACAGCTTGGGCCAGAACCATTTTGTGAACAATTTACAGCAAAGTATTTACGCGAGCGTCTAAATAAAACGACACGAAAAATAAAAACAGCATTATTAGATCAAAGTGTTGTCGTTGGACTAGGTAATATATATGTAGATGAAGCATTATTTCGTTCTGGCATAAACCCAGAGCGAATAGCTAGTGAGTTAACAGCGGGCGAATATAAAAGATTGCACAAGGAGATTATTTCTACTCTTCAGGAAGCAGTGGAAAAAGGGGGTAGCACTGTTCGATCATATGTTAATACACAAGGTGAAATTGGTATGTTTCAACTACAATTATTTGTTTACGGTAGAACAGATGAACCTTGTAAAAAATGTGGCACGATCCTAACAAGGACTGTTGTTGGCGGCAGAGGCACTCATTATTGTGAAAAATGTCAGAAATAA
- the polA gene encoding DNA polymerase I, translated as MTKKIVLIDGNSIAYRAFFALPLLNNDKGIHTNAIYGFTMILMKILEDEKPSHMLVAFDAGKTTFRHETFQEYKGGRQKTPPELSEQFPFIRELLDAYQVSRYELENYEADDIIGTLSKQAEKDGYEVKVISGDKDLTQLVTENITVDITKKGITDVDSYTPDFVNEKYGLTPGQIIDMKGLMGDTSDNIPGVPGVGEKTAIKLLKEFTTLENVLNSVDKVSGKKLKEKLEEHHEQAIMSKKLATIDCEAPISISLDDIHYNGFDVKKVTGIFKELGFNSLLEKLGEEVVVEEEVIPDLPFEKVTEFTNVVLTDEAVIYAEVLDESYHKADILGFSIQNENGLFYIPVDTALSSESFKKWAEDETKQKIVYDGKKTSVALHWKGIALKGISFDVLIAAYLLNPSETFDDVASVAKTNGLSIVQSDELVYGKGAKRSIPNEEILSEHLIRKGQAIYSLKDKLEMQLEQNDQSSLFYDLELPLSVILAEMEATGVRVDSKRLKDMGDDLAEQLTSLEKNIHEHAGETFNINSPKQLGVILFDKLQLPVIKKTKTGYSTSADVLEKLEDKHEIVREILHYRQLGKLKSTYIDGLLKVVHEDTKKIHTRFNQVLTTTGRLSSIDPNLQNIPIRLEEGRKIRQAFVPSEKDWVIFAADYSQIELRVLAHIANDKNLVEAFRNDLDIHTKTAMDVFHVEKEDVTSNMRRQAKAVNFGIVYGISDYGLSQSLGITRKEAGEFIKRYLETFVGVQDYMEDIVADVREKGYVKTLLHRRRYIPEITSSNFNIRSFAERTAMNTPIQGSAADIIKKAMIDMAARLKKEKVQAKLLLQVHDELIFEAPKEEIAILEKIVPEVMENAVELNVPLKVDYSYGDSWYDAK; from the coding sequence GTGACAAAGAAAATAGTCTTAATAGATGGAAATAGTATTGCTTATCGGGCATTTTTCGCTCTTCCATTATTAAATAATGATAAAGGTATACATACGAATGCGATTTATGGTTTTACGATGATTTTAATGAAAATATTGGAAGATGAAAAGCCATCACATATGCTTGTAGCATTTGATGCAGGAAAAACGACATTTAGACATGAAACATTCCAAGAATATAAAGGGGGACGCCAAAAAACTCCACCTGAATTATCAGAGCAATTTCCATTTATTCGAGAACTGCTTGATGCTTATCAAGTATCACGTTATGAGCTTGAAAATTATGAAGCAGATGATATTATCGGGACCCTTTCTAAGCAAGCTGAAAAAGACGGCTATGAAGTCAAAGTCATTTCAGGAGATAAGGATTTAACACAATTAGTCACAGAAAATATAACAGTAGATATCACGAAAAAAGGAATTACGGATGTTGATTCTTATACTCCGGACTTTGTTAATGAAAAATATGGCTTAACACCAGGTCAAATTATAGATATGAAGGGGCTGATGGGGGATACTTCAGATAATATTCCTGGAGTTCCTGGAGTCGGAGAGAAAACGGCGATAAAACTATTAAAAGAGTTTACGACATTAGAAAATGTACTTAATTCAGTAGATAAGGTAAGTGGAAAGAAGCTGAAAGAAAAGCTTGAAGAACATCATGAACAAGCCATAATGAGTAAAAAATTAGCAACAATTGATTGTGAAGCCCCAATTTCAATTTCCTTAGATGATATTCATTACAATGGTTTTGATGTTAAAAAGGTTACAGGCATTTTTAAAGAACTCGGTTTTAATTCATTATTAGAAAAGCTGGGAGAAGAGGTCGTGGTAGAAGAAGAGGTAATACCTGACCTTCCATTTGAAAAAGTTACAGAATTTACCAATGTTGTGTTAACAGATGAAGCAGTCATTTATGCAGAGGTATTGGATGAAAGTTATCATAAAGCAGATATACTCGGTTTCTCCATACAAAATGAAAATGGTCTTTTTTATATTCCGGTTGATACTGCATTGTCATCTGAGTCGTTTAAAAAGTGGGCTGAAGACGAGACAAAACAAAAGATTGTCTATGACGGAAAGAAAACAAGCGTTGCCCTTCACTGGAAAGGTATTGCTTTAAAAGGAATAAGTTTTGATGTATTAATTGCGGCTTACCTATTAAATCCTTCTGAAACCTTTGATGATGTTGCGAGTGTTGCGAAAACAAATGGTTTATCAATAGTTCAGTCAGACGAATTAGTTTACGGTAAGGGAGCAAAGCGTTCTATTCCTAATGAAGAAATACTAAGTGAACATCTTATCAGAAAAGGGCAAGCTATCTACTCTTTAAAAGATAAGTTGGAGATGCAGCTGGAACAAAATGATCAATCATCATTATTTTACGATTTAGAGCTGCCCCTTTCTGTTATCTTAGCTGAAATGGAAGCTACAGGTGTTCGAGTCGATAGTAAACGATTAAAAGATATGGGTGATGATTTAGCCGAGCAATTAACGTCACTTGAAAAGAATATTCATGAACATGCAGGTGAAACATTTAATATAAATTCTCCAAAACAGCTTGGGGTTATATTGTTTGATAAATTACAATTACCAGTTATTAAAAAAACAAAAACAGGCTACTCAACATCAGCTGACGTGCTTGAAAAACTTGAAGATAAACATGAAATTGTACGAGAGATTCTTCATTACCGTCAGCTTGGAAAACTAAAATCTACCTATATCGATGGGTTATTAAAGGTAGTTCATGAAGATACCAAGAAAATTCATACCCGCTTTAATCAAGTGTTAACGACAACAGGTAGACTAAGCTCAATTGATCCTAATCTGCAAAATATCCCTATTAGACTTGAGGAAGGTAGAAAAATTCGCCAAGCGTTTGTTCCTTCAGAGAAGGATTGGGTGATATTTGCAGCTGACTACTCTCAAATTGAACTAAGAGTTTTAGCACATATTGCAAATGATAAAAATTTAGTCGAAGCATTTCGAAATGATCTAGATATTCATACGAAAACCGCAATGGATGTTTTTCATGTGGAAAAAGAAGATGTTACTTCAAATATGAGAAGACAGGCCAAAGCCGTTAATTTTGGAATTGTTTATGGAATTAGTGATTATGGGCTTTCTCAAAGTCTAGGGATTACACGGAAGGAAGCAGGAGAATTTATTAAACGTTATTTGGAGACATTTGTCGGTGTACAAGATTATATGGAAGACATCGTAGCCGATGTGAGAGAAAAGGGCTATGTAAAAACACTTCTCCATAGAAGAAGATATATTCCTGAAATCACAAGCAGTAATTTTAACATACGGAGCTTTGCAGAAAGAACAGCTATGAATACACCTATTCAAGGTAGTGCAGCAGATATCATTAAAAAGGCAATGATTGATATGGCAGCACGACTAAAAAAAGAAAAGGTACAAGCAAAATTATTATTACAAGTACATGATGAACTAATCTTTGAAGCTCCTAAAGAAGAAATTGCTATCTTAGAAAAAATAGTCCCTGAAGTTATGGAAAATGCAGTTGAGCTAAACGTACCATTAAAGGTGGATTACTCTTATGGTGACTCTTGGTATGATGCGAAATAA